The Nitrogeniibacter aestuarii genome has a window encoding:
- the glmM gene encoding phosphoglucosamine mutase, translating into MSRKYFGTDGVRGKVGDAPITPEFVMRLGYAAGVTLVGREKMPAGERPAVLIGKDTRISGYMLEAALEAGFAAAGVDVMLAGPVPTPAVAYLTRALRLQAGVVLSASHNPYYDNGIKFFSARGTKLPDAVELEIEKHLDEPMGCAPSDKLGKARRVEDAAGRYIEFCKSSFPNELDLRGLKIVVDCSHGAAYHIAPAVFHELGAEVVAVGAKPNGLNINEGVGATHPENLRAAVLAEQADIGIALDGDGDRLMMADAAGEIYDGDKLIYVIATAMQIQGCLDGVVGTLMSNLGFEHAIGRLGVPFARAKVGDRYVLELMHEKGWRVGGENSGHIICLDWHTTGDGIVSALQVLASLRRRNVTLAQACEDLTFYPQRLINVRIERGFDWAADRSISDACRRVEAELGERGRVLLRPSGTEPLLRVMVEGQDGDEVERHANGLADAVRAAVGEIH; encoded by the coding sequence ATGAGTAGAAAGTATTTCGGCACCGACGGTGTTCGAGGCAAGGTCGGTGACGCGCCCATCACGCCGGAATTCGTCATGCGCCTGGGTTATGCGGCAGGCGTGACACTGGTCGGACGGGAAAAGATGCCCGCGGGTGAAAGGCCTGCCGTGTTGATTGGCAAGGACACGCGCATTTCCGGTTACATGCTTGAGGCGGCGCTCGAAGCCGGATTTGCTGCAGCCGGGGTGGATGTCATGCTTGCCGGGCCTGTGCCGACGCCCGCGGTGGCCTACCTGACTCGCGCGCTGCGTCTGCAGGCGGGTGTGGTGCTCTCGGCCTCGCACAACCCGTACTACGATAACGGGATCAAGTTCTTTTCGGCCCGTGGCACCAAGCTGCCCGACGCGGTCGAGCTCGAGATCGAAAAACACCTGGATGAGCCCATGGGCTGTGCGCCGTCCGACAAACTGGGCAAAGCACGACGGGTTGAAGATGCGGCAGGGCGCTATATCGAGTTCTGCAAAAGCAGCTTTCCGAACGAACTCGACCTGCGTGGTCTCAAGATCGTCGTCGATTGCTCGCACGGTGCGGCCTATCACATTGCCCCGGCCGTTTTTCATGAACTTGGTGCCGAGGTCGTGGCGGTGGGTGCCAAGCCCAATGGTTTGAACATCAATGAGGGTGTGGGCGCGACGCACCCGGAGAATCTTCGTGCGGCAGTGCTCGCCGAGCAGGCGGATATCGGTATTGCTCTCGATGGCGATGGCGACCGACTGATGATGGCGGATGCCGCCGGCGAAATCTACGATGGCGACAAGCTCATCTATGTCATCGCGACCGCCATGCAGATTCAGGGCTGTCTGGATGGTGTGGTCGGGACGCTCATGAGCAATCTGGGTTTCGAACACGCGATCGGACGTCTCGGAGTGCCGTTCGCCCGTGCCAAGGTGGGTGATCGCTACGTGCTAGAACTCATGCACGAGAAGGGCTGGCGCGTCGGTGGTGAAAATTCCGGCCACATCATCTGCCTCGACTGGCACACGACGGGCGACGGCATTGTTTCTGCATTGCAGGTTCTCGCTTCCTTGAGGCGGCGCAATGTGACCCTGGCCCAAGCGTGTGAAGATCTGACGTTCTATCCCCAGCGACTGATCAATGTTCGCATTGAGCGCGGTTTCGACTGGGCGGCTGATCGCTCGATCTCTGACGCCTGTCGTCGTGTCGAGGCGGAATTGGGTGAGCGGGGCCGGGTGCTGTTGCGCCCTTCAGGCACCGAGCCACTGCTGCGTGTCATGGTCGAGGGGCAGGACGGCGACGAGGTCGAGCGGCACGCCAATGGACTCGCAGACGCTGTGCGTGCTGCGGTCGGAGAGATTCACTGA
- the tpiA gene encoding triose-phosphate isomerase, translating into MSKPDKLVVGNWKMNGRRDMAVALSSAVAGQLPSGMEAAVCVPFPFLGLVGEAVAASALALGAQDVSDQEEGAFTGEVSAGMLSEFGCRFVIVGHSERRARQAETSVLVAEKAARARAAGLTPIVCVGETRDERESGQTLSVIEAQLAPVLALGGEAVGSMVIAYEPVWAIGTGLSASVEQAVEVHQAIRAAVAGLIGDRAGDVRILYGGSVKPETAAELFSAPDIDGGLIGGASLKAEDFLAICQAAV; encoded by the coding sequence ATGAGCAAGCCGGATAAACTCGTCGTTGGTAACTGGAAGATGAACGGTCGTCGTGACATGGCTGTGGCCCTGTCATCCGCCGTCGCCGGCCAATTGCCTTCCGGGATGGAAGCTGCGGTTTGTGTCCCGTTTCCGTTTCTTGGTCTCGTCGGCGAGGCTGTGGCTGCCAGTGCGCTGGCGCTCGGTGCACAGGACGTTTCTGACCAGGAAGAGGGCGCATTTACCGGCGAAGTCAGTGCCGGAATGCTCTCCGAATTTGGTTGTCGATTCGTCATCGTGGGGCACTCCGAACGGCGTGCCCGTCAGGCGGAAACCAGTGTGCTGGTGGCCGAAAAGGCGGCCAGGGCGCGTGCGGCAGGCCTGACGCCGATCGTATGCGTTGGCGAAACGCGCGACGAGCGGGAAAGCGGCCAGACGCTGTCCGTGATTGAAGCTCAGTTGGCACCGGTGCTGGCACTTGGTGGCGAGGCTGTCGGTTCGATGGTGATTGCCTATGAGCCGGTCTGGGCGATCGGTACCGGACTGTCGGCCAGTGTTGAGCAAGCGGTTGAAGTTCACCAGGCAATTCGTGCCGCGGTGGCAGGTTTGATCGGAGATCGGGCAGGTGATGTTCGCATTCTCTATGGGGGAAGCGTCAAGCCTGAAACCGCTGCAGAGCTGTTCTCGGCGCCGGATATCGACGGTGGGTTGATCGGTGGCGCCTCTCTGAAAGCGGAAGACTTCCTGGCCATTTGCCAGGCGGCTGTTTGA
- the secG gene encoding preprotein translocase subunit SecG — protein sequence MGGYLFSIVLTVHVLVGLGVIGLVLLQHGKGADAGAAFGSGASGSLFGASGSSNFMSRTTGVLATVFFITSLSLAYLGSREVSAPVNIMEQGVPAAQDAIPTPAQVPAQQGESKADNIPK from the coding sequence ATGGGCGGTTATCTTTTTTCCATCGTGTTGACAGTGCACGTGCTGGTGGGTCTTGGTGTGATCGGGCTCGTCTTGTTGCAACACGGCAAAGGGGCCGATGCAGGCGCTGCGTTCGGCAGTGGTGCATCGGGTAGCCTCTTTGGTGCATCGGGTTCGTCGAACTTCATGAGCCGCACCACGGGGGTGCTTGCGACGGTTTTCTTCATCACCAGCCTGAGCCTTGCTTACCTTGGTAGCCGCGAAGTTTCCGCGCCCGTCAACATCATGGAGCAGGGCGTTCCGGCGGCTCAGGATGCAATTCCGACGCCGGCTCAAGTGCCGGCTCAGCAGGGTGAATCCAAAGCGGATAACATTCCCAAATAA
- a CDS encoding NADH-quinone oxidoreductase subunit A, whose amino-acid sequence MLENYFPVLVFILVGLAFGVAPIVLGRLVAPYRPDSEKQSPYECGFEPFEDARMKFDVRYYLLAILFILFDLEIAFLFPWATILREIAGDEALRLFGFFEMFVFLGILLVGYIWVWKKGALEWE is encoded by the coding sequence ATGCTTGAAAATTACTTCCCCGTTCTTGTCTTCATCCTGGTGGGTCTGGCGTTTGGTGTAGCTCCGATCGTCCTTGGTCGCCTCGTTGCACCGTACCGTCCCGATAGCGAGAAACAGTCGCCGTACGAATGCGGTTTCGAACCCTTCGAAGACGCGCGCATGAAGTTCGATGTTCGCTATTACCTGCTGGCCATTCTCTTCATTCTCTTTGACCTCGAAATTGCCTTTCTGTTTCCGTGGGCCACAATTCTCCGTGAGATCGCGGGTGACGAGGCGCTCCGGCTGTTCGGCTTTTTCGAGATGTTCGTTTTCCTCGGCATTCTTCTGGTGGGTTACATCTGGGTCTGGAAGAAGGGCGCCCTGGAGTGGGAATGA
- a CDS encoding NuoB/complex I 20 kDa subunit family protein, which yields MSIEGVFKEGFVTTSLDTLINWTRTGSMWPMTFGLACCAVEMIHAGCSRYDLDRFGVVFRPSPRQSDVMIVAGTLCNKMAPALRKVYDQMTEPRWVISMGSCANGGGYYHYSYSVVRGCDRVVPVDVYVPGCPPTAEALLYGIIQLQRKIRRTNTIAR from the coding sequence ATGAGTATCGAAGGCGTCTTCAAGGAAGGATTTGTCACCACGTCGCTGGATACGCTGATCAACTGGACGCGTACCGGCTCGATGTGGCCGATGACCTTTGGCTTGGCCTGTTGCGCGGTTGAAATGATTCACGCCGGTTGTTCGCGATATGACCTCGATCGCTTTGGTGTGGTGTTCCGTCCAAGTCCGCGTCAGTCGGACGTGATGATCGTGGCGGGTACGTTGTGCAACAAGATGGCGCCCGCGCTGCGCAAGGTTTATGACCAGATGACCGAGCCGCGCTGGGTCATTTCCATGGGCTCCTGTGCCAACGGTGGGGGCTACTATCACTATTCCTACTCGGTGGTGCGTGGCTGTGATCGCGTGGTGCCGGTTGATGTCTATGTGCCGGGGTGTCCGCCGACTGCGGAGGCGCTGCTGTACGGCATCATCCAGCTGCAACGCAAGATCCGTCGTACCAACACGATCGCGCGCTGA
- a CDS encoding NADH-quinone oxidoreductase subunit C, whose product MSAKSERLAALLTECFGERALSVVEDRDEVTLVVAADDYHNVAVELRDRPEFSFEQLIDASGLDYSTWENSEWASERFAVSNHLLSITHNWRVRLRAFAPDDGFPVLDSLCDVWPSANWYEREVFDLYGIMFNNHPDLRRILTDYGFVGHPFRKDFPVSGFVEMRYDPEQGRVIYQPVTIEPRENAPRVVREENYGDVGHG is encoded by the coding sequence ATGAGTGCAAAATCAGAACGTCTCGCCGCGCTGCTGACCGAATGCTTCGGTGAGCGCGCCCTGTCCGTCGTTGAAGATCGCGACGAAGTCACCCTTGTGGTGGCGGCAGACGATTATCACAACGTGGCTGTCGAACTGCGTGACCGCCCGGAGTTCTCGTTTGAGCAGTTGATCGACGCCTCCGGCCTCGATTACTCCACATGGGAAAACAGCGAGTGGGCATCTGAGCGTTTTGCCGTCTCGAACCACCTGCTGTCCATCACGCATAACTGGCGCGTGCGTCTGCGGGCTTTTGCGCCGGATGACGGTTTCCCGGTGCTCGATTCCCTCTGTGATGTCTGGCCCAGTGCCAACTGGTACGAGCGTGAAGTCTTCGATCTTTACGGCATCATGTTCAACAACCATCCGGATTTGCGCCGCATTCTGACCGACTATGGTTTTGTTGGTCATCCGTTCCGCAAGGACTTCCCGGTTTCCGGTTTCGTCGAGATGCGTTATGACCCGGAGCAGGGTCGCGTGATCTATCAGCCGGTCACCATCGAGCCGCGCGAAAACGCGCCTCGTGTGGTGCGTGAAGAGAACTACGGAGATGTCGGCCATGGCTGA
- a CDS encoding NADH-quinone oxidoreductase subunit D gives MAEIKNYTINFGPQHPSAHGVLRLVLELDGEVVERADPHIGLLHRGTEKLAETRTWVQSVPYMDRLDYVSMMCNEHAYCMAIEKLLGVQVPERAQYIRVMFDEITRILNHLLNIGTHALDIGAMTMVLYTFREREDLMDVYEAVSGARMHAAYYRPGGVYRDLPDQMPQYEVSKWKNAKTVQELNENRQGSLLDFLEDFTNRFPKYCDEYETLLTDNRIWKQRTVGIGVVTPEQAKAWGFTGAMLRGSGIAWDLRKKQPYEVYDRMDFDVPVGKTGDCYDRYLVRMEEMRQSNRIIKQCIDWLRKNPGPVITDNHKVAPPSRESMKANMEELIHHFKLFTEGMHVPAGEVYAAVEHPKGEFGVYAVSDGANKPYRLKLRAPGFAHLAAMDEMSRGHLIADVVAIIGTMDVVFGEIDR, from the coding sequence ATGGCTGAAATCAAGAACTACACGATCAACTTCGGCCCCCAGCATCCGTCGGCGCACGGCGTTCTTCGCCTCGTGCTCGAGCTCGACGGTGAGGTGGTCGAGCGCGCCGATCCTCATATCGGTCTGTTGCATCGCGGGACCGAGAAGCTCGCGGAAACCCGAACCTGGGTGCAATCCGTGCCTTACATGGACCGGCTCGACTACGTGTCGATGATGTGCAACGAGCACGCCTACTGCATGGCGATCGAGAAACTGCTCGGCGTGCAGGTCCCGGAGCGGGCCCAGTACATCCGCGTGATGTTCGATGAAATCACCCGGATCCTGAACCACCTCCTGAATATCGGTACGCACGCCCTCGATATCGGTGCCATGACAATGGTGCTATACACGTTCCGCGAACGCGAAGACCTGATGGACGTGTATGAGGCCGTGTCCGGTGCGCGAATGCACGCGGCGTACTACCGGCCGGGTGGTGTGTATCGCGACCTTCCGGACCAGATGCCGCAGTACGAAGTATCCAAGTGGAAGAATGCCAAGACTGTTCAGGAGCTCAACGAGAACCGTCAGGGTTCTCTGCTCGACTTCCTCGAAGACTTCACCAATCGCTTCCCGAAATACTGCGATGAATACGAAACCCTGCTGACCGACAACCGGATCTGGAAGCAGCGGACGGTCGGCATCGGAGTGGTGACCCCCGAGCAGGCCAAGGCCTGGGGCTTCACCGGGGCCATGTTGCGCGGTTCGGGCATCGCCTGGGATCTGCGCAAGAAGCAGCCCTACGAAGTCTACGACCGCATGGACTTTGATGTGCCGGTGGGTAAGACGGGCGATTGCTACGATCGCTATCTGGTCCGCATGGAAGAGATGCGTCAGTCAAACCGGATCATCAAGCAGTGTATTGACTGGCTGCGCAAGAACCCGGGCCCGGTCATTACCGATAACCACAAAGTGGCGCCGCCGTCCCGCGAGTCCATGAAAGCGAACATGGAAGAGCTGATCCACCACTTCAAGCTCTTCACTGAAGGCATGCATGTTCCCGCCGGCGAAGTTTACGCCGCGGTCGAGCATCCGAAGGGCGAGTTCGGCGTGTACGCCGTGTCCGACGGAGCCAACAAGCCCTATCGTCTCAAGTTGCGCGCACCGGGTTTTGCCCACCTTGCCGCCATGGACGAAATGTCGCGCGGTCATCTGATCGCCGATGTGGTTGCCATTATCGGCACCATGGATGTCGTGTTTGGCGAGATTGATCGCTGA
- the nuoE gene encoding NADH-quinone oxidoreductase subunit NuoE: MLSQESLKKIDQEVAKYPPDQKQSAVMGALRIAQMEKGWLAKETIAFVADYLEMPAIAAYEVASFYNMYDLEPVGAHKITVCTNLPCALSGGVHAAEYVKQKLGIDFNETTPDGKFTLKEGECMGACGDAPVLLLNNHKMCSWMTTEKIDQMLAELAEQ, translated from the coding sequence ATGCTGAGCCAGGAATCCTTGAAGAAAATCGACCAGGAGGTCGCGAAGTATCCTCCGGACCAGAAGCAGTCTGCCGTCATGGGTGCCTTGCGCATCGCCCAGATGGAGAAAGGCTGGCTGGCGAAGGAGACGATTGCTTTCGTGGCCGACTACCTGGAGATGCCCGCCATTGCAGCCTATGAGGTGGCGAGCTTCTACAACATGTACGACCTCGAGCCGGTCGGTGCGCACAAGATCACCGTGTGCACCAATCTGCCCTGTGCGTTGTCCGGTGGCGTCCACGCCGCTGAATACGTCAAGCAGAAGCTGGGCATCGATTTCAACGAGACGACACCTGACGGCAAATTCACGCTCAAAGAGGGTGAGTGCATGGGCGCCTGTGGCGACGCTCCGGTGTTGCTGTTGAACAACCACAAGATGTGCAGCTGGATGACGACTGAAAAGATCGACCAGATGCTGGCGGAGCTGGCTGAACAATGA
- the nuoF gene encoding NADH-quinone oxidoreductase subunit NuoF gives MSARNLILADLDGDRTWRLQDYIKRGGYEALKRIIADKMSPADVIAEVKTSVLRGRGGAGFPTGLKWSFMPNSFPGDKYLACNSDEGEPGTFKDRDILRYNPHTVIEGMTIAAYAMGCSRGYNYIHGEIFEVYERFEEALAEAREAGLLGKNILGSDFSFDLFAHHGYGAYICGEETALLESIEGKKGQPRFKPPFPASYGLYGKPTTINNTETFASVPFIMKDGGETFLNYGKPNNGGTKIFSISGHVNKPGNYEIEMGTPFSELLEMAGGMRGGRKLKAVIPGGSSAPVVPADIMMDCTMDYDSISKAGSMLGSGAVIVMDETTCMVKALERLSYFYFEESCGQCTPCREGTGWLYRVVHRIEHGLGRPDDLDLLNSVTTNIMGRTICALGDAASMPVQSFVKHFGDEFAYHIEHKKCLVPEDVQYEGSKIYVGPTC, from the coding sequence ATGAGCGCAAGAAACCTCATTCTCGCCGACCTCGACGGCGATCGTACCTGGCGACTTCAGGACTACATCAAGCGCGGCGGATACGAAGCGCTCAAGCGCATCATCGCCGACAAGATGTCCCCGGCCGACGTGATTGCCGAGGTGAAGACCTCCGTGCTGCGCGGTCGCGGCGGTGCGGGCTTCCCGACGGGGCTGAAGTGGAGCTTCATGCCCAACTCCTTCCCGGGCGACAAGTATCTGGCCTGTAACTCGGATGAAGGCGAACCGGGTACCTTCAAGGATCGCGACATCCTGCGTTACAACCCGCACACCGTGATCGAAGGCATGACGATTGCCGCTTACGCGATGGGCTGTAGCCGCGGTTACAACTACATCCACGGCGAGATCTTCGAAGTCTATGAGCGCTTCGAAGAGGCCCTTGCAGAGGCGCGTGAAGCCGGGCTGCTGGGCAAGAACATTCTCGGTTCTGATTTCAGCTTCGATCTCTTCGCGCATCACGGCTACGGTGCCTACATCTGCGGTGAAGAGACTGCGCTGCTCGAATCCATCGAGGGCAAGAAAGGGCAGCCTCGATTCAAGCCGCCGTTCCCGGCGAGCTATGGTCTGTATGGCAAGCCCACCACCATCAACAACACCGAGACCTTTGCGTCCGTGCCCTTCATCATGAAGGATGGTGGCGAGACCTTCCTGAACTACGGCAAGCCCAACAACGGCGGTACCAAGATCTTCTCGATCTCCGGTCACGTGAACAAGCCGGGCAACTATGAAATCGAGATGGGAACACCGTTCTCGGAGTTGCTCGAGATGGCCGGCGGCATGCGCGGCGGTCGCAAGCTCAAGGCGGTGATTCCGGGGGGGTCCTCTGCGCCCGTGGTTCCTGCCGACATCATGATGGACTGCACCATGGATTACGACTCGATCTCCAAGGCGGGATCGATGCTCGGTTCAGGTGCCGTCATCGTCATGGACGAGACCACGTGCATGGTCAAGGCGCTTGAGCGTCTGTCCTACTTCTATTTCGAAGAATCCTGCGGTCAATGCACGCCGTGCCGGGAAGGTACCGGCTGGCTCTATCGCGTGGTGCACCGGATCGAACACGGCCTTGGCCGTCCGGACGACCTGGATCTGCTCAACAGCGTAACGACCAACATCATGGGCCGTACGATCTGCGCGCTGGGTGATGCCGCGTCCATGCCGGTTCAGAGTTTCGTGAAGCACTTCGGCGACGAATTCGCCTATCACATCGAACACAAGAAATGTCTCGTGCCTGAAGACGTCCAGTACGAAGGCAGCAAAATCTACGTAGGTCCGACATGCTAG
- the nuoG gene encoding NADH-quinone oxidoreductase subunit NuoG produces MLEIEIDGKLIEVEDGSTVMDAAAKVGAYIPHFCYHKKLSIAANCRMCLVQVEKAPKPLPACATPVTAGMKVSTHSDMAVKAQKGVMEFLLINHPLDCPICDQGGECQLQDLAVGYGSSGSRYEEEKRVVFNKNLGPLVSTDMTRCINCTRCVRFTSEIAGEMELGQAFRGEHAEIMPFIEKTVDSELSGNIIDLCPVGALTSKPFRFAARTWELSRRKSVSPHDSLGSNLIVQVKHDQVKRVLPFENEEINECWLSDRDRFSYEGLNVSTRLKRPMIRQGDEWRETDWQAALEFVGNKLKSVVAGAGADQIGALASAASTVEELFLLQKFMRAQGSDNVDFRLRQTDFSADGSTQGAPWLGMPIAGVSDLNRLLVVGSNLRKDHPLLAQRVRQAAKRGLKVMSLHPTADEWLLPVAARLQPKPSEMVAALASVVKALADAKGQAVSSDIAGLMPAQIGDQSKAIAELFMSGQKAAVWIGNYGSQHPQAAALRRLAQEIANLTGAAHGVIGEAANSVGGYLANAIPSGAGKNAAAMIASPLKAYVLLGMEPSLDCAQGSAATQAISSADFVVSMTSFDTPELRAISHVMLPVSPFSETSGTFVSTEGRAQSFVAVAKPLGDTRPAWKVLRVLGNLLGLDGFAYNDSEAVRREAIGEASDVAGRLGNDIDGVNFSDVAPLEGIERVAEVPIYAGDALVRRAPALQKTADAKAPSVRANAETLSMLGLSSGDMVVVKSANGQTSLKAELDETVAGGCVRVATASESTAALGVPTGAVTVERA; encoded by the coding sequence ATGCTAGAAATCGAGATCGACGGCAAGCTGATTGAGGTAGAAGACGGCAGCACCGTGATGGATGCGGCCGCGAAGGTGGGGGCCTACATCCCGCACTTCTGCTACCACAAGAAGCTTTCAATTGCCGCCAACTGCCGCATGTGTCTGGTTCAGGTCGAAAAAGCGCCCAAGCCGCTGCCCGCCTGTGCCACTCCGGTCACGGCCGGCATGAAGGTGTCCACGCACTCCGATATGGCCGTCAAGGCGCAGAAAGGGGTGATGGAGTTCCTGCTGATCAACCACCCGCTGGATTGCCCGATCTGCGATCAGGGCGGTGAGTGTCAGCTTCAGGATCTGGCGGTGGGCTACGGTTCGAGCGGCTCGCGCTACGAAGAAGAAAAGCGCGTCGTGTTCAACAAGAATCTCGGCCCGCTGGTGTCGACCGATATGACCCGGTGCATCAACTGCACTCGCTGTGTCCGCTTCACGAGTGAAATCGCTGGCGAGATGGAACTGGGGCAGGCCTTCCGGGGCGAGCATGCCGAAATCATGCCGTTCATCGAGAAGACCGTCGATTCGGAGCTTTCCGGCAACATCATCGATCTGTGTCCCGTCGGCGCGCTCACGTCCAAGCCGTTCCGCTTCGCGGCGCGTACTTGGGAGCTCTCCCGCCGCAAATCGGTCAGTCCGCATGATTCCCTTGGAAGCAACCTGATCGTTCAGGTCAAGCATGATCAGGTCAAGCGTGTTCTGCCCTTCGAAAACGAAGAGATCAACGAGTGCTGGCTCTCGGATCGTGACCGTTTCAGCTATGAAGGGCTGAATGTCTCGACCCGGCTGAAGCGACCGATGATTCGTCAGGGTGACGAATGGCGCGAAACGGACTGGCAGGCTGCCCTTGAATTTGTTGGAAACAAATTGAAGAGTGTTGTTGCCGGTGCGGGTGCGGACCAGATCGGCGCCTTGGCGTCTGCGGCCTCGACGGTGGAGGAACTGTTCCTTCTGCAAAAATTCATGCGGGCCCAGGGCTCCGACAACGTCGACTTCCGTCTCCGTCAAACCGACTTCTCTGCCGATGGCAGCACTCAGGGTGCGCCATGGCTCGGCATGCCGATTGCCGGTGTGTCAGATCTAAATCGCTTGCTGGTGGTGGGCTCCAATCTGCGCAAGGATCATCCCTTGCTGGCCCAGCGTGTTCGCCAGGCGGCCAAACGCGGTCTGAAGGTCATGAGTCTTCATCCCACGGCTGACGAATGGCTCTTGCCGGTCGCCGCCCGTCTGCAGCCCAAGCCCTCGGAGATGGTGGCAGCGCTGGCTTCCGTGGTGAAGGCGCTTGCTGATGCCAAAGGCCAGGCAGTGTCCAGCGATATCGCCGGTTTGATGCCGGCGCAGATCGGTGATCAGTCGAAGGCCATTGCAGAGCTCTTCATGTCAGGCCAAAAGGCAGCGGTCTGGATTGGTAACTACGGTTCGCAGCATCCGCAAGCTGCGGCGCTGCGCCGCCTTGCACAAGAGATTGCAAACCTGACGGGTGCCGCTCATGGTGTGATCGGTGAGGCCGCCAACAGTGTGGGTGGCTACCTGGCTAACGCGATTCCGTCCGGAGCAGGCAAGAACGCCGCTGCCATGATCGCCTCGCCACTGAAAGCGTACGTGTTGCTCGGTATGGAGCCTTCACTCGATTGCGCTCAGGGCAGTGCAGCGACGCAGGCGATCAGCTCAGCTGACTTCGTGGTCTCCATGACCTCGTTCGATACCCCCGAATTGCGCGCGATCAGTCACGTCATGCTCCCGGTTTCCCCGTTCTCGGAAACCTCCGGCACGTTCGTGAGCACGGAAGGACGCGCCCAGAGTTTCGTCGCTGTGGCCAAGCCGCTTGGTGACACGCGTCCGGCGTGGAAGGTACTGCGCGTCCTCGGCAACCTGCTCGGACTCGATGGTTTTGCGTACAACGATTCCGAGGCCGTTCGCCGAGAGGCCATCGGTGAAGCGAGTGATGTGGCCGGACGTCTGGGCAACGACATCGATGGCGTGAATTTCAGTGATGTAGCACCGCTTGAAGGTATCGAACGGGTAGCCGAAGTACCGATCTACGCCGGCGATGCTCTAGTCCGTCGCGCACCGGCCTTGCAGAAGACGGCGGATGCCAAGGCACCGAGCGTTCGTGCCAACGCTGAGACCCTTTCAATGCTTGGTCTTTCATCCGGTGACATGGTCGTTGTCAAGAGTGCGAACGGACAGACCAGCCTAAAGGCTGAACTCGACGAGACCGTCGCGGGCGGGTGTGTCCGTGTGGCGACGGCATCTGAATCCACGGCGGCCCTTGGAGTGCCGACTGGTGCTGTGACGGTGGAGCGCGCCTGA
- the nuoH gene encoding NADH-quinone oxidoreductase subunit NuoH, protein MEFLTSFPDNYPQTWTAVYTLIKIVAIIAPLMIAVAYLTLAERKVIGWMQVRIGPNRVGPLGLLQPIADGVKLLLKEILFPSTSSKGLFIIGPILAIAPSLAAWAVVPFWDGGVLADVDAGLLFLLAITSLEVYGVIIAGWASNSKYPFLGSLRAAAQMVSYEVSMGFALVCVLMISSSLNLSDIVRSQGTGQFADMGLGFLSWNWLPLLPMFIVYIISGIAETGRAPFDVIEGESEIVAGHMVEYSGMSFALFFLAEYANMWLVAVLTSLLFLGGWLSPVGFLPDGFWWLAIKASAIIFIFLWARATFPRFRYDHIMRLGWKVFIPVTLAWVLVTAVWIMSPLSIWK, encoded by the coding sequence ATGGAATTTCTGACTTCATTCCCCGATAACTATCCCCAGACCTGGACCGCGGTCTACACGCTGATCAAGATCGTCGCGATCATTGCGCCGCTCATGATTGCGGTTGCGTACCTGACGCTCGCAGAGCGTAAGGTGATCGGCTGGATGCAGGTGCGTATCGGTCCGAACCGTGTGGGGCCGCTGGGTCTGCTGCAACCGATCGCCGATGGCGTCAAGCTGTTGCTCAAGGAGATCCTCTTCCCCTCCACGAGTAGCAAGGGCCTGTTCATCATCGGTCCGATCCTGGCCATCGCACCTTCTCTGGCCGCCTGGGCGGTGGTGCCGTTCTGGGACGGCGGTGTGCTCGCAGACGTTGATGCCGGTTTGCTTTTCCTGCTCGCGATCACCTCGCTTGAAGTGTACGGTGTGATCATCGCTGGATGGGCGTCCAACTCGAAATATCCGTTCCTGGGATCGCTGCGTGCAGCCGCTCAGATGGTGTCCTACGAAGTGTCGATGGGTTTCGCACTGGTGTGCGTGTTGATGATCTCCTCATCGCTCAATCTTTCCGACATCGTTCGGTCGCAGGGCACTGGCCAGTTCGCGGACATGGGGCTGGGCTTCCTGAGCTGGAACTGGTTGCCGCTGCTGCCGATGTTCATCGTCTACATCATTTCAGGTATCGCCGAGACAGGACGCGCACCGTTTGACGTGATCGAAGGCGAATCCGAAATCGTTGCCGGACACATGGTCGAATACTCAGGCATGAGCTTCGCACTCTTCTTCCTGGCGGAATACGCCAACATGTGGCTCGTGGCCGTGCTCACCTCGCTTCTGTTCCTGGGTGGCTGGCTCTCCCCGGTGGGCTTTCTCCCCGACGGTTTCTGGTGGCTGGCCATCAAGGCATCGGCGATCATCTTCATTTTCCTGTGGGCGCGTGCGACCTTTCCGCGCTTCCGCTACGACCACATCATGCGACTGGGCTGGAAAGTGTTCATTCCGGTGACGCTGGCGTGGGTCCTTGTAACCGCAGTGTGGATCATGTCCCCGCTGTCGATCTGGAAATAA